A stretch of the Corythoichthys intestinalis isolate RoL2023-P3 chromosome 22, ASM3026506v1, whole genome shotgun sequence genome encodes the following:
- the ctss1 gene encoding cathepsin S, ortholog 1 isoform X1, with amino-acid sequence MHISCTILLLSLFVHVHSSNLDHDWLKWTLQHGKIYPNQTEAAFRRAVWDRNVRMVLEHNREVLRGRRNFTLGLNHLADMTSEEVNQKLNGLKVDEVAWVTNYTRKVTLPRSLDWRTNGLVGPVQDQTSEEVNQKLNGLKVDEVARVTNYTRKVTLPRSLDWRTKGLVGPVQDQERQIFTPPPKKSLLIPEPPLTKNKLLNKFCFEICTFFLSLKTPEKVNQKLYSLKVDEVARVTNYMKKMDEVARVTNYTRKMTLPRSSDWRTKGLVGPIQNQISEEGNQKLNIFKVDEVARDTNYSKVTLPRSLDWRTKGLVSPVQDQVRQIIIILPPKIINSRTTSFKKSCLTSPVSKGICGSCWAFSSLGALEGQMKKRTGNLVPLSPQNLLDCSSVDGNHGCRGGYITKAYRYVIRNRGVDSERFYPYERQSGKCRYSPKGKAGYCSNFRVLPGGDERALKATLADVGPLAVAVNAMLPSFHLYRGGIYDDPDCEAKFINHAVLLVGYGSDRGREFWLLKNSWGSAWGEDGFIRISRNRNNVCGVANFAVYPQL; translated from the exons ATGCACATTTCTTGCACGATTCTGCTTTTGAGCCTGTTCGTCCACGTTCATTCATCTAATTTGGACCACGACTGGCTTAAGTGGACCCTCCAGCATGGCAAGATTTACCCGAACCAG aCTGAGGCAGCTTTCAGAAGAGCTGTGTGGGACCGGAATGTACGAATGGTACTTGAACACAATCGGGAAGTCTTGCGGGGGCGACGCAACTTCACACTTGGTCTGAACCACTTGGCAGACATG ACATCAGAGGAGGTGAATCAGAAGCTGAACGGTTTGAAGGTGGACGAAGTGGCTTGGGTCACAAATTACACGAGAAAGGTGACGTTACCTCGCAGTTTGGACTGGAGGACTAATGGGCTTGTTGGTCCTGTCCAAGACCAA ACATCAGAGGAGGTGAACCAGAAGCTGAATGGTTTGAAGGTGGACGAAGTGGCTCGGGTCACAAATTACACGAGGAAGGTGACGTTACCTCGCAGTTTGGACTGGAGGACCAAAGGGCTTGTTGGTCCTGTCCAAGATCAAGAAAGACAAAtattcaccccccccccaaaaaaatcactctTAATTCCCGAACCACCTCTTACCAAAAATAAGTTGTTGAACAAGTTCTGTTTTGAAATATGTACTTTCTTTTTGTCtctaaagacaccagagaaggtAAACCAGAAGCTGTACAGCTTGAAGGTGGACGAAGTGGCTCGGGTCACAAATTACATGAAGAAG ATGGACGAAGTGGCTCGGGTCACAAATTACACGAGGAAGATGACGTTACCTCGCAGTTCGGACTGGAGGACTAAAGGGCTTGTTGGTCCTATCCAAAACCAA ATATCAGAGGAGGGGAACCAGAAGCTGAACATCTTCAAGGTGGACGAAGTGGCTCGGGACACAAATTACTCAAAGGTGACATTACCTCGCAGTTTGGACTGGAGGACTAAAGGGCTTGTTAGTCCTGTCCAAGACCAAGTAAGACAAATAATAATCatcctccccccaaaaatcattAATTCCCGAACCACCTCTTTCAAAAAAAGCTGTTTAACGAGTCCTGTTTCCAAGGGAATTTGCGGGTCTTGTTGGGCGTTTAGCTCTCTGGGAGCCCTGGAGGGCCAAATGAAGAAGCGAACCGGGAACCTGGTACCCCTCAGCCCGCAAAATCTCCTTGACTGCAGCAGCGTGGACGGCAACCACGGTTGCCGAGGTGGTTACATCACCAAAGCCTATCGATATGTCATACGCAATCGAGGCGTCGATTCCGAAAGGTTCTACCCGTACGAGCGCCAG AGTGGAAAATGTCGCTATTCGCCGAAAGGGAAGGCGGGCTACTGCTCTAATTTTCGCGTGCTCCCCGGTGGCGACGAGAGGGCGCTGAAGGCCACCTTGGCTGATGTCGGACCCCTCGCCGTGGCCGTCAACGCTATGCTTCCGTCTTTCCATCTCTACAGAGGAG GCATCTATGACGACCCCGACTGTGAAGCCAAGTTTATCAATCACGCTGTTTTGCTGGTGGGCTACGGTTCCGATAGAGGACGAGAATTCTGGCTGCTCAAGAACAG TTGGGGGTCCGCCTGGGGAGAAGACGGCTTCATTCGGATCAGCCGGAACCGGAATAACGTGTGTGGCGTCGCCAACTTTGCAGTCTATCCTCAACTATAA
- the ctss1 gene encoding cathepsin S, ortholog 1 isoform X2, with translation MHISCTILLLSLFVHVHSSNLDHDWLKWTLQHGKIYPNQTEAAFRRAVWDRNVRMVLEHNREVLRGRRNFTLGLNHLADMTSEEVNQKLNGLKVDEVAWVTNYTRKVTLPRSLDWRTNGLVGPVQDQTSEEVNQKLNGLKVDEVARVTNYTRKVTLPRSLDWRTKGLVGPVQDQERQIFTPPPKKSLLIPEPPLTKNKLLNKFCFEICTFFLSLKTPEKVNQKLYSLKVDEVARVTNYMKKTSEEVNQNLNGLKMDEVARVTNYTRKMTLPRSSDWRTKGLVGPIQNQISEEGNQKLNIFKVDEVARDTNYSKVTLPRSLDWRTKGLVSPVQDQGICGSCWAFSSLGALEGQMKKRTGNLVPLSPQNLLDCSSVDGNHGCRGGYITKAYRYVIRNRGVDSERFYPYERQSGKCRYSPKGKAGYCSNFRVLPGGDERALKATLADVGPLAVAVNAMLPSFHLYRGGIYDDPDCEAKFINHAVLLVGYGSDRGREFWLLKNSWGSAWGEDGFIRISRNRNNVCGVANFAVYPQL, from the exons ATGCACATTTCTTGCACGATTCTGCTTTTGAGCCTGTTCGTCCACGTTCATTCATCTAATTTGGACCACGACTGGCTTAAGTGGACCCTCCAGCATGGCAAGATTTACCCGAACCAG aCTGAGGCAGCTTTCAGAAGAGCTGTGTGGGACCGGAATGTACGAATGGTACTTGAACACAATCGGGAAGTCTTGCGGGGGCGACGCAACTTCACACTTGGTCTGAACCACTTGGCAGACATG ACATCAGAGGAGGTGAATCAGAAGCTGAACGGTTTGAAGGTGGACGAAGTGGCTTGGGTCACAAATTACACGAGAAAGGTGACGTTACCTCGCAGTTTGGACTGGAGGACTAATGGGCTTGTTGGTCCTGTCCAAGACCAA ACATCAGAGGAGGTGAACCAGAAGCTGAATGGTTTGAAGGTGGACGAAGTGGCTCGGGTCACAAATTACACGAGGAAGGTGACGTTACCTCGCAGTTTGGACTGGAGGACCAAAGGGCTTGTTGGTCCTGTCCAAGATCAAGAAAGACAAAtattcaccccccccccaaaaaaatcactctTAATTCCCGAACCACCTCTTACCAAAAATAAGTTGTTGAACAAGTTCTGTTTTGAAATATGTACTTTCTTTTTGTCtctaaagacaccagagaaggtAAACCAGAAGCTGTACAGCTTGAAGGTGGACGAAGTGGCTCGGGTCACAAATTACATGAAGAAG ACGTCAGAGGAGGTTAATCAGAATCTGAACGGTTTGAAGATGGACGAAGTGGCTCGGGTCACAAATTACACGAGGAAGATGACGTTACCTCGCAGTTCGGACTGGAGGACTAAAGGGCTTGTTGGTCCTATCCAAAACCAA ATATCAGAGGAGGGGAACCAGAAGCTGAACATCTTCAAGGTGGACGAAGTGGCTCGGGACACAAATTACTCAAAGGTGACATTACCTCGCAGTTTGGACTGGAGGACTAAAGGGCTTGTTAGTCCTGTCCAAGACCAA GGAATTTGCGGGTCTTGTTGGGCGTTTAGCTCTCTGGGAGCCCTGGAGGGCCAAATGAAGAAGCGAACCGGGAACCTGGTACCCCTCAGCCCGCAAAATCTCCTTGACTGCAGCAGCGTGGACGGCAACCACGGTTGCCGAGGTGGTTACATCACCAAAGCCTATCGATATGTCATACGCAATCGAGGCGTCGATTCCGAAAGGTTCTACCCGTACGAGCGCCAG AGTGGAAAATGTCGCTATTCGCCGAAAGGGAAGGCGGGCTACTGCTCTAATTTTCGCGTGCTCCCCGGTGGCGACGAGAGGGCGCTGAAGGCCACCTTGGCTGATGTCGGACCCCTCGCCGTGGCCGTCAACGCTATGCTTCCGTCTTTCCATCTCTACAGAGGAG GCATCTATGACGACCCCGACTGTGAAGCCAAGTTTATCAATCACGCTGTTTTGCTGGTGGGCTACGGTTCCGATAGAGGACGAGAATTCTGGCTGCTCAAGAACAG TTGGGGGTCCGCCTGGGGAGAAGACGGCTTCATTCGGATCAGCCGGAACCGGAATAACGTGTGTGGCGTCGCCAACTTTGCAGTCTATCCTCAACTATAA
- the ctss1 gene encoding cathepsin S, ortholog 1 isoform X3, with the protein MHISCTILLLSLFVHVHSSNLDHDWLKWTLQHGKIYPNQTEAAFRRAVWDRNVRMVLEHNREVLRGRRNFTLGLNHLADMTSEEVNQKLNGLKVDEVAWVTNYTRKVTLPRSLDWRTNGLVGPVQDQTSEEVNQKLNGLKVDEVARVTNYTRKVTLPRSLDWRTKGLVGPVQDQERQIFTPPPKKSLLIPEPPLTKNKLLNKFCFEICTFFLSLKTPEKVNQKLYSLKVDEVARVTNYMKKTSEEVNQNLNGLKMDEVARVTNYTRKMTLPRSSDWRTKGLVGPIQNQISEEGNQKLNIFKVDEVARDTNYSKVTLPRSLDWRTKGLVSPVQDQVRQIIIILPPKIINSRTTSFKKSCLTSPVSKGICGSCWAFSSLGALEGQMKKRTGNLVPLSPQNLLDCSSVDGNHGCRGGYITKAYRYVIRNRGVDSERFYPYERQSGKCRYSPKGKAGYCSNFRVLPGGDERALKATLADVGPLAVAVNAMLPSFHLYRGVISSARHL; encoded by the exons ATGCACATTTCTTGCACGATTCTGCTTTTGAGCCTGTTCGTCCACGTTCATTCATCTAATTTGGACCACGACTGGCTTAAGTGGACCCTCCAGCATGGCAAGATTTACCCGAACCAG aCTGAGGCAGCTTTCAGAAGAGCTGTGTGGGACCGGAATGTACGAATGGTACTTGAACACAATCGGGAAGTCTTGCGGGGGCGACGCAACTTCACACTTGGTCTGAACCACTTGGCAGACATG ACATCAGAGGAGGTGAATCAGAAGCTGAACGGTTTGAAGGTGGACGAAGTGGCTTGGGTCACAAATTACACGAGAAAGGTGACGTTACCTCGCAGTTTGGACTGGAGGACTAATGGGCTTGTTGGTCCTGTCCAAGACCAA ACATCAGAGGAGGTGAACCAGAAGCTGAATGGTTTGAAGGTGGACGAAGTGGCTCGGGTCACAAATTACACGAGGAAGGTGACGTTACCTCGCAGTTTGGACTGGAGGACCAAAGGGCTTGTTGGTCCTGTCCAAGATCAAGAAAGACAAAtattcaccccccccccaaaaaaatcactctTAATTCCCGAACCACCTCTTACCAAAAATAAGTTGTTGAACAAGTTCTGTTTTGAAATATGTACTTTCTTTTTGTCtctaaagacaccagagaaggtAAACCAGAAGCTGTACAGCTTGAAGGTGGACGAAGTGGCTCGGGTCACAAATTACATGAAGAAG ACGTCAGAGGAGGTTAATCAGAATCTGAACGGTTTGAAGATGGACGAAGTGGCTCGGGTCACAAATTACACGAGGAAGATGACGTTACCTCGCAGTTCGGACTGGAGGACTAAAGGGCTTGTTGGTCCTATCCAAAACCAA ATATCAGAGGAGGGGAACCAGAAGCTGAACATCTTCAAGGTGGACGAAGTGGCTCGGGACACAAATTACTCAAAGGTGACATTACCTCGCAGTTTGGACTGGAGGACTAAAGGGCTTGTTAGTCCTGTCCAAGACCAAGTAAGACAAATAATAATCatcctccccccaaaaatcattAATTCCCGAACCACCTCTTTCAAAAAAAGCTGTTTAACGAGTCCTGTTTCCAAGGGAATTTGCGGGTCTTGTTGGGCGTTTAGCTCTCTGGGAGCCCTGGAGGGCCAAATGAAGAAGCGAACCGGGAACCTGGTACCCCTCAGCCCGCAAAATCTCCTTGACTGCAGCAGCGTGGACGGCAACCACGGTTGCCGAGGTGGTTACATCACCAAAGCCTATCGATATGTCATACGCAATCGAGGCGTCGATTCCGAAAGGTTCTACCCGTACGAGCGCCAG AGTGGAAAATGTCGCTATTCGCCGAAAGGGAAGGCGGGCTACTGCTCTAATTTTCGCGTGCTCCCCGGTGGCGACGAGAGGGCGCTGAAGGCCACCTTGGCTGATGTCGGACCCCTCGCCGTGGCCGTCAACGCTATGCTTCCGTCTTTCCATCTCTACAGAGGAG tcaTTTCATCAGCTAGGCATCTATGA
- the ctss1 gene encoding cathepsin S, ortholog 1 isoform X4, producing MHISCTILLLSLFVHVHSSNLDHDWLKWTLQHGKIYPNQTEAAFRRAVWDRNVRMVLEHNREVLRGRRNFTLGLNHLADMTSEEVNQKLNGLKVDEVAWVTNYTRKVTLPRSLDWRTNGLVGPVQDQTSEEVNQKLNGLKVDEVARVTNYTRKTPEKVNQKLYSLKVDEVARVTNYMKKTSEEVNQNLNGLKMDEVARVTNYTRKMTLPRSSDWRTKGLVGPIQNQISEEGNQKLNIFKVDEVARDTNYSKVTLPRSLDWRTKGLVSPVQDQVRQIIIILPPKIINSRTTSFKKSCLTSPVSKGICGSCWAFSSLGALEGQMKKRTGNLVPLSPQNLLDCSSVDGNHGCRGGYITKAYRYVIRNRGVDSERFYPYERQSGKCRYSPKGKAGYCSNFRVLPGGDERALKATLADVGPLAVAVNAMLPSFHLYRGGIYDDPDCEAKFINHAVLLVGYGSDRGREFWLLKNSWGSAWGEDGFIRISRNRNNVCGVANFAVYPQL from the exons ATGCACATTTCTTGCACGATTCTGCTTTTGAGCCTGTTCGTCCACGTTCATTCATCTAATTTGGACCACGACTGGCTTAAGTGGACCCTCCAGCATGGCAAGATTTACCCGAACCAG aCTGAGGCAGCTTTCAGAAGAGCTGTGTGGGACCGGAATGTACGAATGGTACTTGAACACAATCGGGAAGTCTTGCGGGGGCGACGCAACTTCACACTTGGTCTGAACCACTTGGCAGACATG ACATCAGAGGAGGTGAATCAGAAGCTGAACGGTTTGAAGGTGGACGAAGTGGCTTGGGTCACAAATTACACGAGAAAGGTGACGTTACCTCGCAGTTTGGACTGGAGGACTAATGGGCTTGTTGGTCCTGTCCAAGACCAA ACATCAGAGGAGGTGAACCAGAAGCTGAATGGTTTGAAGGTGGACGAAGTGGCTCGGGTCACAAATTACACGAGGAAG acaccagagaaggtAAACCAGAAGCTGTACAGCTTGAAGGTGGACGAAGTGGCTCGGGTCACAAATTACATGAAGAAG ACGTCAGAGGAGGTTAATCAGAATCTGAACGGTTTGAAGATGGACGAAGTGGCTCGGGTCACAAATTACACGAGGAAGATGACGTTACCTCGCAGTTCGGACTGGAGGACTAAAGGGCTTGTTGGTCCTATCCAAAACCAA ATATCAGAGGAGGGGAACCAGAAGCTGAACATCTTCAAGGTGGACGAAGTGGCTCGGGACACAAATTACTCAAAGGTGACATTACCTCGCAGTTTGGACTGGAGGACTAAAGGGCTTGTTAGTCCTGTCCAAGACCAAGTAAGACAAATAATAATCatcctccccccaaaaatcattAATTCCCGAACCACCTCTTTCAAAAAAAGCTGTTTAACGAGTCCTGTTTCCAAGGGAATTTGCGGGTCTTGTTGGGCGTTTAGCTCTCTGGGAGCCCTGGAGGGCCAAATGAAGAAGCGAACCGGGAACCTGGTACCCCTCAGCCCGCAAAATCTCCTTGACTGCAGCAGCGTGGACGGCAACCACGGTTGCCGAGGTGGTTACATCACCAAAGCCTATCGATATGTCATACGCAATCGAGGCGTCGATTCCGAAAGGTTCTACCCGTACGAGCGCCAG AGTGGAAAATGTCGCTATTCGCCGAAAGGGAAGGCGGGCTACTGCTCTAATTTTCGCGTGCTCCCCGGTGGCGACGAGAGGGCGCTGAAGGCCACCTTGGCTGATGTCGGACCCCTCGCCGTGGCCGTCAACGCTATGCTTCCGTCTTTCCATCTCTACAGAGGAG GCATCTATGACGACCCCGACTGTGAAGCCAAGTTTATCAATCACGCTGTTTTGCTGGTGGGCTACGGTTCCGATAGAGGACGAGAATTCTGGCTGCTCAAGAACAG TTGGGGGTCCGCCTGGGGAGAAGACGGCTTCATTCGGATCAGCCGGAACCGGAATAACGTGTGTGGCGTCGCCAACTTTGCAGTCTATCCTCAACTATAA
- the ctss1 gene encoding cathepsin S, ortholog 1 isoform X5: MHISCTILLLSLFVHVHSSNLDHDWLKWTLQHGKIYPNQTEAAFRRAVWDRNVRMVLEHNREVLRGRRNFTLGLNHLADMTSEEVNQKLNGLKVDEVAWVTNYTRKVTLPRSLDWRTNGLVGPVQDQTSEEVNQNLNGLKMDEVARVTNYTRKMTLPRSSDWRTKGLVGPIQNQISEEGNQKLNIFKVDEVARDTNYSKVTLPRSLDWRTKGLVSPVQDQVRQIIIILPPKIINSRTTSFKKSCLTSPVSKGICGSCWAFSSLGALEGQMKKRTGNLVPLSPQNLLDCSSVDGNHGCRGGYITKAYRYVIRNRGVDSERFYPYERQSGKCRYSPKGKAGYCSNFRVLPGGDERALKATLADVGPLAVAVNAMLPSFHLYRGGIYDDPDCEAKFINHAVLLVGYGSDRGREFWLLKNSWGSAWGEDGFIRISRNRNNVCGVANFAVYPQL, from the exons ATGCACATTTCTTGCACGATTCTGCTTTTGAGCCTGTTCGTCCACGTTCATTCATCTAATTTGGACCACGACTGGCTTAAGTGGACCCTCCAGCATGGCAAGATTTACCCGAACCAG aCTGAGGCAGCTTTCAGAAGAGCTGTGTGGGACCGGAATGTACGAATGGTACTTGAACACAATCGGGAAGTCTTGCGGGGGCGACGCAACTTCACACTTGGTCTGAACCACTTGGCAGACATG ACATCAGAGGAGGTGAATCAGAAGCTGAACGGTTTGAAGGTGGACGAAGTGGCTTGGGTCACAAATTACACGAGAAAGGTGACGTTACCTCGCAGTTTGGACTGGAGGACTAATGGGCTTGTTGGTCCTGTCCAAGACCAA ACGTCAGAGGAGGTTAATCAGAATCTGAACGGTTTGAAGATGGACGAAGTGGCTCGGGTCACAAATTACACGAGGAAGATGACGTTACCTCGCAGTTCGGACTGGAGGACTAAAGGGCTTGTTGGTCCTATCCAAAACCAA ATATCAGAGGAGGGGAACCAGAAGCTGAACATCTTCAAGGTGGACGAAGTGGCTCGGGACACAAATTACTCAAAGGTGACATTACCTCGCAGTTTGGACTGGAGGACTAAAGGGCTTGTTAGTCCTGTCCAAGACCAAGTAAGACAAATAATAATCatcctccccccaaaaatcattAATTCCCGAACCACCTCTTTCAAAAAAAGCTGTTTAACGAGTCCTGTTTCCAAGGGAATTTGCGGGTCTTGTTGGGCGTTTAGCTCTCTGGGAGCCCTGGAGGGCCAAATGAAGAAGCGAACCGGGAACCTGGTACCCCTCAGCCCGCAAAATCTCCTTGACTGCAGCAGCGTGGACGGCAACCACGGTTGCCGAGGTGGTTACATCACCAAAGCCTATCGATATGTCATACGCAATCGAGGCGTCGATTCCGAAAGGTTCTACCCGTACGAGCGCCAG AGTGGAAAATGTCGCTATTCGCCGAAAGGGAAGGCGGGCTACTGCTCTAATTTTCGCGTGCTCCCCGGTGGCGACGAGAGGGCGCTGAAGGCCACCTTGGCTGATGTCGGACCCCTCGCCGTGGCCGTCAACGCTATGCTTCCGTCTTTCCATCTCTACAGAGGAG GCATCTATGACGACCCCGACTGTGAAGCCAAGTTTATCAATCACGCTGTTTTGCTGGTGGGCTACGGTTCCGATAGAGGACGAGAATTCTGGCTGCTCAAGAACAG TTGGGGGTCCGCCTGGGGAGAAGACGGCTTCATTCGGATCAGCCGGAACCGGAATAACGTGTGTGGCGTCGCCAACTTTGCAGTCTATCCTCAACTATAA